The genomic window CAGCACCCAATCTACATTCAACAATGAAGCTGCTCACCTTGAGAGGCATGCTGCTGAAAAAGAAAGTCCATCTATTCCTCTTGCTACACTCCTCACTCAGTCTCTCCAAGTCAAATAACTCCCCAATCGGCATGCCCCAGCCCGCCAGCACCCATTGGTGCAGTTGAAAGTCGAGATTCTGGCAGGGCCACGCCTCCATGGCCGGATGGTCACCCGCAATCGCAGCAAACCCCTTGTCCCACAGCCATCGGAGAGTTTCCTCGGAAGATTCGACGCCAATAGACGGAGGGGGGTGTTTAGCAGCGACTGCGGCCTTGTCCCCGGCTGAGAGCTTTTGGTACCCCCTCGTCCAGCCGGTGCGGATAAAGAGAATATCGCCTTCTTTAAAGGATGTTCcttgggcagcagcaacttTTTCCAACGTGGACACCGGGAATGAAACAGTTTCGAATGGTGTAATTTGGACCCCATTTGCGTCTGCCCAGGCAGCATAGTCCAGAAGAACGCCGCGGCCTACGATCCCCCCGTTTTCAACCCATGCTTGCAGGTTCGTTAGCAGTGAGTACTTGTATGCTTTTGTTGTGTATGCGAGAGAGACGCAGGCCATACCGTGAATTCCATTTACATTCGAGCTTGAGATGTCTTGCTGCGACTTGCCGTTGAAATACACCTTCTCCTTCTGATAGCCGTAGTGCCGCAGCCCGTCCCACTGCGAACTGCTCTGCGTGTTGAGCACCAATTCGTCGTCAGTCACGGTCATCGGGGCCTTGTGCAGCAGAGTATGCTCCAGGGGACGGCGGCCAAAGCAGGGAGGCGCCATGCTGTCCAGGTACCGGTCAGTTGAGATGCGCACTCCGTCGACAATCTCGCGAGCCGCATTGGCCGTGGTCTCTGGCGTGAGAAGGTTGAGCCTGCCGCACTGGTCGTCTGGCCCGAAGAGGCCCCAAGCATTGCCTGGAGGGCCGTCCTTTCGGAGGGGCAGGTCGTTGAAGGACGGTCTGGAGGGCATTGCGATGCTGGTTTTTGGTGATTTCTTACCCTTGGATGGTTGCGAATAGTGTGGCGGCCTTTTCCCGGTGGCTGTAGGGGTAGCTGTAGAGAGGGGAagccgtcaactggttcaaTCAAGTTATTTAATGTCGGTTGTTCCTTCTGGCTTCCATGTTGGATACGCCGAGGTAACTACAACTTGGACCCACCAGGCGAACGACTCGACTCGAATGACCACATCGGGTCGACTTTGCATGGTGTTTAGTGAATATCAGGCTCGAGGGACACGGCACAATCGCGGGGATACTTGTATTTCGATTTTTTAGATGTGAATCGGCAAGGGGCCAGTTGCCGTTTTAGCCGAcggtgatgttgatgcaGCGTTTCTTCACAAAATATGAATAAAGTAGATGAATTACACCAACTTgagcagagccagagcctgACACCTCAAGTGCGGCTGCTTCATACTTGTCACTAGAGCCGGAATTCCCCATAATGCACGAGTGGTAAATACAGCAAATAGTGCCATacggtgtttttttttcaggcGATAGCTGCGACAGATttgttcaaatgttgctcTACTGATGCGTATGTACTCTAGGTTAGCGCGAGCGAAATTACCCAGATGTCTTGTAATCAATGCCAATGGTTCGGTAACTTTCTCGGAGTATTTCCATTTTAAGACATAAACTATAAAAGGAAAGTTTATCTTTATACTACTTGTGGTTAAATTTggatttcaatgttctcaTGCCTTGTCTCTTAGGTACTGATGTTAATAGCTTTAGTGCGGCATGGGGGGAGCTTAGTATTTGATGGTCCAGTCTGGTAGGAGGCAAtaagtactaagtacttgacatgtcaatACCATTGAGTTGatgtacagtgggtgtactGGCTATTAGGTCCTTAAGTACTTCTTAGAAGCAAGTACGCAGTAAGTTGGTACGTGCCTAGGTACCTTGCTATCGCGCTTCATATTTATTACCTTGGTATATTCAAGCATATTCATTGATAGGCAAATACATTCTGCCACAAGGTCGCTAAATTGGACCCGAGTCACCCGGACAATGTATGATCAGCGCTGGTCGCAATGCCGTCTggtacatgtctggtgtgccAAACCTACCAGATGTATGGTTGTACCAAACCCCCCCGCCTGTTCAAACTTAAACCTCCAATTACACCTTGGATGGCGGTGCACGTGTCGAGCCGCCGCGCAGCGTAGCATCTTGGAATGCCCAGCTAGCGCTGCGCCTATGCAGACAGAGTTCAAACGTTACAGTCCGCATATTTCCCGTCAAAGCTTCTCTCTGTCATTCTCTTTTGTACTTCATCCCTCCCTGTGCCATGGCTATTTCAACTACATATAAGCTTCCGGCCCTCTTCAAAACCCGTCTCCCTCTCTTGGGACGTCGTCAACCGCGGTTGCCGTCTTTGCTCATACTCCTCATCGTCCTGTCCGGCACCTTCAcaatgctgctgctcctctaCATGATGCTAGGCCTGGGGTCGTACCTCTCGCCGCACCGCGTCAACGGCCAAAGCTACAAGGAGTTCCGGTCGCGCTGTAGTTTTGACGCCGACATATCATACTGGCCAGATTGGGTGTCGTCGCTCCCAGACGTCATGAACATCTCCAGCTTGAGCATCCCCGGAACACATGACACCATGACCTACACCATTTCCAATTCTACGCTGCAATGCCAAAACTGGGACCTCAAGACGCAAATATACGCCGGAATTCGCTATATTGACATCCGCGCTCGCGTCAAAGACAACATACTGACCACCTTTCACGGCGACGAACCAACCGGCGTCACCTTCGAGcgcatcctcctcaccatcTACGACTGGCTCGATACCTATCCTCGGGAGTGGATCATCATGCGCCTCAAGGAAGAAGGCGCGCCCCTTGGCAACAATAACATGACCTTCCAGGAGGTCTTTGAGGATACCTTCAACAACTACTACTTCATCAAGGAGCGCGCCAAGAAGCACTGGTTTGCATACAACACCTCCATGCCGATTCCCTCGGTCGCCCAACTGCGCGGCAAGATCTTGTTCCTACAGGAGTTCCCGTCAACCCCGCCCTGGAAGTACGGCATCGAGTGGAACGGACCCCAGATGATCCTGCAGGACGAATGGATCGTCAAGGACGTCAACCATCTGGATGACAAGTGGAAGGCTATTGAGGAGCATTTCGAAATTACCAATTTCAGGCCAAACGACAATAGCTACCTATACGTGTCGCACCTTTCTGCGTCTGTGGGCGTCCTGCCCGTTGAAGCGGCTGCAGGACCCCTCGAACGTTCCATCGTGGGCATGAATGACAGGTCCTGCGACTACATTGAATGGCACTACCCCGAGCCGGACGCCTTGAGGCTCGGTACGGTCATCTCAGACTTCCCGGGCAAGGTTCTCATTTTCGATATCATCAGGTATAGTAGACGGTCGTATAACGACTAGAGCCACTGTATCACGTATACTAGAATATACCTTGGTATATTCTAGTCTATTGGTATATACTTCTTCTCAGGACAGATCATATTCAGTCACGGACCGTACAACTATCTTGTGCTTGGTTAGTTAGCCTTGGAGCAGTGGCATTCAGAGCAGTGGCATTCGGAGTAGTGGCATTGTACGTACTTGTCTGGCCCATCATCACTCAGCTAGCTCCCGGATAGAGCACTTAGGGGCCTGGCCGTA from Metarhizium brunneum chromosome 2, complete sequence includes these protein-coding regions:
- the plcA_0 gene encoding 1-phosphatidylinositol phosphodiesterase: MLLLLYMMLGLGSYLSPHRVNGQSYKEFRSRCSFDADISYWPDWVSSLPDVMNISSLSIPGTHDTMTYTISNSTLQCQNWDLKTQIYAGIRYIDIRARVKDNILTTFHGDEPTGVTFERILLTIYDWLDTYPREWIIMRLKEEGAPLGNNNMTFQEVFEDTFNNYYFIKERAKKHWFAYNTSMPIPSVAQLRGKILFLQEFPSTPPWKYGIEWNGPQMILQDEWIVKDVNHLDDKWKAIEEHFEITNFRPNDNSYLYVSHLSASVGVLPVEAAAGPLERSIVGMNDRSCDYIEWHYPEPDALRLGTVISDFPGKVLIFDIIRYSRRSYND